A single Aspergillus puulaauensis MK2 DNA, chromosome 7, nearly complete sequence DNA region contains:
- a CDS encoding folliculin domain-containing protein (COG:E,U;~EggNog:ENOG410PIH7;~InterPro:IPR037521,IPR037520,IPR021713;~PFAM:PF11704), producing the protein MDFILSLTHFCEVHGPTSIICSQVLPFSCSQCYPEKSTPSPEDTPATSHDTVSSHGLRSSNASSKLSPSSKSPGKPADQGGTPHKIEDYPCFVKGQSNATETQKLNILGGADGDTCASCSLTLPEDVSKQLPPGAPGTARSDGKGKNGSPVLRSREVVSSCGASHPEQDDSTHDSHIHGSLPDSLHSSSVASDVSCHNHILTYLSLKGPPNPADYALLRRSSIRTLSCELLPRGLSSGPLCFGDSNAGYTIAYIFRLPDPMARGKRRSYALVALAGKDARRAFRACPIIWRTFDRIATSIYTAAEKFQEEEKRRDEQNNAVNRPGNRQYTPVSSFLTGRAVDPDGQLRRPGQVKARNLTEIVGNPYLFAEIHGSFVALLQQLGSMFGVPPISEERFICSTVHEEGETNHRRSVSSTSGKGKEKTSAQKGDDDLGLSNLDLSSGPKPIPIAPRRSVIA; encoded by the exons ATGGATTTCATT CTTTCTTTAACGCACTTCTGCGAGGTACATGGTCCCACCTCGATCATCTGCTCGCAGGTCCTCCCTTTCTCCTGCTCGCAATGTTATCCGGAGAAATCTACCCCCTCGCCCGAAGACACCCCTGCGACTTCACATGACACCGTCTCTTCTCATGGCCTTCGCAGCAGTAATGCCAGTAGCAAACTCTCCCCGTCCTCGAAATCGCCTGGCAAGCCGGCCGACCAGGGCGGCACTCCCCATAAAATTGAAGACTACCCGTGCTTCGTGAAGGGGCAATCGAATGCGACCGAGACGCAAAAACTAAATATTCTGGGAGGCGCAGATGGTGACACTTGCGCAAGCTGTAGCTTGACCCTGCCGGAGGATGTGAGCAAACAACTCCCTCCTGGGGCCCCCGGAACTGCCCGCAGTGACGGGAAGGGCAAAAACGGCAGCCCTGTGCTGCGATCCAGGGAGGTCGTTTCTTCGTGCGGTGCAAGTCACCCCGAGCAGGACGACAGTACGCACGACTCGCACATCCACGGCTCGCTTCCCGACTCCCTTCACTCATCATCCGTGGCTTCCGATGTATCCTGccacaaccacatcctcACATATCTATCTCTCAAGGGACCGCCAAACCCTGCGGATTATGCGCTACTTCGACGCTCCTCCATCAGAACCCTCAGCTGTGAGCTTTTGCCACGCGGACTTTCCTCCGGCCCATTGTGTTTCGGTGACTCCAATGCGGGTTACACAATCGCCTACATATTTCGACTCCCCGATCCCATGGCCCGCGGCAAACGGCGCAGCTATGCGCTTGTAGCCTTAGCGGGCAAAGATGCGCGCAGAGCCTTCCGTGCCTGTCCCATAATTTGGCGCACCTTTGATCGAATTGCAACTTCCATCTACACTGCCGCAGAGAAGTttcaggaggaagagaaacgTCGTGATGAACAGAACAACGCAGTCAATCGGCCTGGCAACCGACAGTACACCCctgtctcttcttttcttacCGGACGTGCTGTGGACCCAGATGGGCAACTTCGCCGACCAGGTCAGGTCAAAGCCAGAAATCTGACAGAGATTGTCGGCAACCCCTACCTCTTTGCAGAAATCCACGGAAGCTTTGTAGCTTTGCTACAACAACTTGGCTCCATGTTTGGGGTCCCTCCGATCTCGGAAGAACGCTTTATTTGCAGTACCGTTcacgaagagggagagacgAACCATCGCCGCTCCGTATCATCGACTTCCggaaaggggaaggagaagaccTCCGCGCAGAAAGGTGACGATGATCTCGGCCTGTCGAACTTGGACTTATCTTCAGGTCCTAAGCCTATCCCCATTGCGCCCCGACGATCTGTCATCGCTTAA